A genomic segment from Blastococcus sp. PRF04-17 encodes:
- a CDS encoding aminotransferase-like domain-containing protein, producing MATTPSGIPAGSGQPGTHLTHGAHPHVVPRHPRLDPLADRYAARTHGMKTSEIRALFSVVSRPEVVSLAGGMPAVTALPLDAVGSMIGELVSGMGAQTLQYGSGQGDPRLRERICDVMALEGITDASPSEVVVTVGSQQGLDLVTRVFCDPGDVILAEGPSYVGALGVFQAAQARVTHVAMDDHGLIPEALEEALADCRANGDRVKFLYTVPNFHNPAGVTLSEPRREAIVAIAEQHDLLIIEDNPYGLLGFDHEPMRALRARNNQRVIYLGSFSKTFSPGLRVGWVLAPLAVREKLVLATEAQVLCPPSLTQYAVARYLDTQPWREQIKLFAELYRERRDATLESLAALMPPGTVWTQPDGGFYVWLKLPHGLDAKLMQPRAVNAHVAYVPGIGFFADGNGREYMRLSYCYPEPDQIREGVRRLARVIEAELDLHSTFDRVDTGKFRALTPGHDAETIVGPANSDTYEDGR from the coding sequence GTGGCCACCACCCCGTCCGGCATCCCTGCCGGTTCCGGTCAGCCGGGGACGCACCTGACGCACGGTGCGCACCCCCACGTCGTACCGCGGCACCCGCGGCTGGACCCGCTGGCGGACCGGTACGCGGCACGCACCCACGGCATGAAGACCTCGGAGATCCGGGCACTCTTCTCGGTGGTGAGCCGCCCGGAGGTGGTCTCCTTGGCCGGCGGCATGCCCGCCGTCACCGCACTCCCCCTGGACGCCGTCGGCTCGATGATCGGCGAGCTCGTCTCGGGCATGGGTGCCCAGACGCTGCAGTACGGCTCCGGGCAGGGCGATCCACGGCTGCGGGAGCGCATCTGCGACGTGATGGCCCTGGAGGGGATCACCGACGCCTCACCCAGCGAGGTCGTCGTGACCGTGGGCTCGCAGCAAGGGCTGGACCTCGTCACGCGGGTGTTCTGCGATCCGGGGGACGTCATCCTCGCCGAGGGCCCGTCCTACGTGGGCGCGCTGGGCGTCTTCCAGGCGGCGCAGGCGCGGGTCACGCACGTCGCCATGGACGACCACGGGCTGATCCCCGAGGCGCTGGAGGAGGCACTGGCCGACTGCCGGGCCAACGGCGATCGGGTGAAGTTCCTGTACACCGTGCCCAACTTCCACAACCCGGCCGGCGTGACGCTGTCCGAGCCGCGGCGCGAGGCGATCGTCGCGATCGCCGAGCAGCACGACCTGCTGATCATCGAGGACAACCCCTACGGCCTGCTGGGCTTCGACCACGAGCCCATGCGTGCGCTGCGCGCACGCAACAACCAGCGGGTCATCTACCTCGGCTCGTTCTCCAAGACGTTCTCCCCCGGCCTGCGCGTCGGCTGGGTGCTCGCGCCGCTCGCCGTCCGGGAGAAGCTGGTGCTCGCCACCGAGGCGCAGGTGCTCTGCCCGCCGTCGCTCACCCAGTACGCGGTCGCCCGGTACCTCGACACGCAGCCGTGGCGCGAGCAGATCAAGCTGTTCGCCGAGCTCTACCGCGAGCGGCGGGACGCCACCCTGGAGTCCCTCGCCGCCCTCATGCCGCCCGGCACGGTCTGGACACAGCCGGACGGCGGCTTCTACGTCTGGCTGAAGCTGCCGCACGGGCTGGACGCCAAGCTCATGCAGCCGCGCGCGGTCAACGCGCACGTGGCGTACGTGCCCGGCATCGGGTTCTTCGCCGACGGCAACGGCCGGGAGTACATGCGCCTGTCCTACTGCTACCCGGAGCCCGACCAGATCCGGGAGGGCGTCCGCCGGCTGGCCCGGGTCATCGAGGCCGAGCTGGATCTGCACTCGACCTTCGACCGTGTCGACACCGGGAAGTTCCGCGCCCTCACTCCCGGCCACGATGCCGAGACCATCGTCGGTCCGGCCAACAGCGACACCTACGAGGACGGCCGATGA
- a CDS encoding N-acetylmuramoyl-L-alanine amidase family protein, whose product MGETTESDLVFDLASRIEGRLAAAGATVYLTRGRDQNPTPAERTAFANDARADLFISLHMDAHSSQHARGVASYYYGTGSGASSTVGEQFANLARREVLARTGMLDLGSHAKTWDLLRMTRMPAVRLDCGYLSHSVDRLLLLDARVRSAVASAVLAAVQRLYLPADADPPTGTFVLSPPA is encoded by the coding sequence GTGGGCGAGACCACCGAGTCGGATCTGGTGTTCGACCTCGCGTCGCGCATCGAGGGGCGCCTGGCCGCTGCCGGCGCGACGGTCTACCTGACCCGTGGCCGTGACCAGAACCCCACACCGGCCGAGCGCACCGCCTTCGCCAACGACGCCCGCGCAGACCTGTTCATCTCGCTGCACATGGACGCCCACTCCTCGCAGCACGCCCGGGGTGTGGCCAGCTACTACTACGGCACCGGGTCCGGCGCGTCGTCCACCGTGGGTGAGCAGTTCGCCAACCTCGCCCGACGCGAGGTGCTGGCCCGCACCGGCATGCTCGACCTCGGCTCGCACGCGAAGACGTGGGACCTGCTGCGCATGACCCGCATGCCGGCGGTGCGCCTGGACTGCGGCTACCTCTCGCACTCCGTCGACCGGTTGCTGCTGCTGGACGCCCGGGTGCGCAGTGCCGTCGCCTCCGCCGTGCTCGCCGCCGTCCAGCGGCTCTACCTGCCCGCCGACGCCGACCCGCCGACCGGCACGTTCGTGCTGAGCCCCCCGGCGTAG
- a CDS encoding peptidoglycan-binding domain-containing protein has product MQILRLGDRGPAVADVRAALRSLGLLGDAASGSPGAGTGPLDTVPLRTAPVEAGPLDTHPINRSALDTAPLDTAEFDAATELAVRHFQQIRGLSVDGRVGEETYRALNEARWSLGDRLLRYDPERPIRGDDVIGLQDRLHELGYDAGPVDGVFGPETEIGLRTFQRDYGLTSDGTCGRRPCGRCASSAARSPAAVPSCCGRARPSSTAGRTSSAGGSSWIPATAATTWGTPWARPPSRIWCSTSRRASRGAWPLPARRST; this is encoded by the coding sequence ATGCAGATCCTCAGACTCGGGGACCGTGGGCCGGCGGTGGCCGACGTGCGCGCCGCGCTGCGCAGCCTCGGTCTGCTCGGCGACGCCGCATCCGGGTCGCCGGGAGCCGGGACCGGACCGCTCGACACGGTTCCGCTGCGCACCGCTCCCGTCGAAGCAGGCCCCCTGGACACCCACCCGATCAACCGCTCGGCCCTGGACACGGCTCCGCTCGACACCGCCGAGTTTGACGCCGCGACCGAGCTCGCGGTGCGGCACTTCCAGCAGATCCGCGGCCTGTCGGTCGACGGCCGGGTCGGTGAGGAGACCTACCGCGCGCTGAACGAGGCCCGGTGGTCGCTGGGCGACCGGCTGCTGCGCTACGACCCCGAGCGGCCGATCCGCGGGGACGACGTCATCGGCCTCCAGGACCGGCTGCACGAACTCGGCTACGACGCGGGGCCCGTGGACGGCGTGTTCGGCCCCGAGACCGAGATCGGGCTCCGCACGTTCCAGCGGGACTACGGGCTGACCTCCGACGGCACCTGCGGGCGGCGACCCTGCGGGCGCTGCGCCAGCTCGGCCGCAAGGTCACCGGCGGCCGTCCCCAGCTGCTGCGGCAGAGCGCGTCCTTCGTCGACAGCGGGCCGCACCTCATCGGCCGGCGGATCGTCGTGGATCCCGGCCACGGCGGCGACGACCTGGGGTACGCCGTGGGCGAGACCACCGAGTCGGATCTGGTGTTCGACCTCGCGTCGCGCATCGAGGGGCGCCTGGCCGCTGCCGGCGCGACGGTCTACCTGA
- a CDS encoding ParA family protein: MTDPSERLRSSLAAGQSSGGASDFDSPIAMEALRATRVLHAADQEPFPAPSRIRVITIANQKGGVGKTTSTVNLGVALALYGLRTLVIDLDPQGNASTALGVEHTVGTPSVYDALVGDSSLADVVHPTTASPKLVCVPATIDLAGAEIELVSVVAREHRLRRAIEGYVQGLPEEQRPHYVLIDCPPSLGLLTLNALVAGDEVLIPIQCEYYALEGLGQLLSNIDLVRAHLNPGISVRTILLTMYDGRTKLADQVADEVRNHFGDLVLPTVIPRNVRVSEAPGYGQSVLTYDPGSRGSTSYVEAARQLAERGVALPPVERAGMAGVTAAPPSVSTIPSSGSGERR, encoded by the coding sequence ATGACCGACCCGTCTGAGCGGCTGCGCAGCAGTCTGGCTGCCGGCCAGTCGTCCGGCGGTGCCTCGGACTTCGACAGCCCGATCGCCATGGAGGCCCTGCGGGCCACGCGCGTACTGCACGCCGCCGACCAGGAGCCCTTCCCCGCGCCGAGCCGGATCCGGGTCATCACCATCGCCAACCAGAAGGGCGGCGTCGGTAAGACGACGTCCACGGTGAACCTCGGGGTGGCCCTGGCGCTCTACGGCCTGCGCACCCTGGTGATCGACCTCGATCCGCAGGGCAACGCCAGCACGGCCCTGGGCGTCGAGCACACCGTGGGCACGCCGTCGGTCTACGACGCCCTCGTCGGGGACAGCTCGCTCGCCGATGTCGTCCACCCGACCACCGCGAGCCCGAAGCTGGTGTGCGTGCCCGCGACGATCGACCTTGCGGGCGCCGAGATCGAACTGGTCTCGGTCGTGGCGCGGGAGCACCGGTTGCGCCGCGCGATCGAAGGCTACGTACAGGGTCTCCCGGAGGAGCAGCGGCCGCACTACGTGCTGATCGACTGCCCGCCGTCCCTCGGCCTCCTGACCCTCAATGCGCTGGTGGCCGGCGACGAGGTGCTCATCCCCATCCAGTGCGAGTACTACGCGCTGGAGGGGCTCGGCCAGCTCCTGTCGAACATCGACCTGGTGCGGGCGCACCTGAACCCCGGCATCTCGGTGCGGACCATCCTGCTGACCATGTACGACGGACGGACGAAGCTCGCCGACCAGGTGGCCGACGAGGTCAGGAACCACTTCGGCGATCTCGTGCTGCCGACGGTCATCCCCCGCAACGTGCGGGTCTCCGAGGCGCCCGGCTACGGACAGTCGGTGCTGACCTACGACCCGGGTTCGCGGGGCTCCACCAGTTACGTGGAAGCGGCGCGCCAGCTCGCCGAGCGCGGCGTGGCCCTGCCGCCGGTCGAGCGTGCGGGGATGGCCGGCGTGACGGCAGCACCTCCCTCAGTCAGCACCATCCCGAGCAGCGGAAGCGGAGAGCGGCGATGA
- the yidC gene encoding membrane protein insertase YidC, producing MLDWLYTAISWVMARWHSLWNMIFGDPPAESGLSGLSWVLAIVFLVVTIRVLLFPLFVKQIKSQRAMQELQPEIAKIRKQYGNDRQGAGQAIMALQKERGVNPLAGCLPILPQIPVFLSLFHVLRRLAPDKAGLYSWTDELTDAAARAKLFGAPISSSFSMSGDKERAILEIASYTNIRVVAFALIVVMCFTTYITQKQIMKRSGPVEGQAATVQKLLLYGMPLSLFVSGFFFPIGVLLYWMTNNLWTLGQQFFILRKMPPPGSDAAKAKAAADKPAVDPKTLAPKPGAKPVRPKQGRPATPPAAPPAAPTTAPGDGAGAPGAATASGSSNGKPPAKPAGSQGRSGSPPNRGKRKRR from the coding sequence TTGCTTGACTGGCTCTACACCGCCATCTCCTGGGTGATGGCGCGGTGGCACTCGCTCTGGAACATGATCTTCGGTGACCCGCCCGCCGAGTCCGGCCTCTCGGGTCTGTCGTGGGTGCTGGCGATCGTCTTCCTCGTCGTCACGATCCGCGTGCTGCTGTTCCCGTTGTTCGTCAAGCAGATCAAGTCGCAGCGGGCCATGCAGGAGCTGCAGCCCGAGATCGCGAAGATCCGCAAGCAGTACGGCAACGACCGGCAGGGTGCCGGGCAGGCGATCATGGCCCTGCAGAAGGAGCGCGGGGTCAACCCGCTGGCCGGCTGCCTGCCGATCCTGCCGCAGATCCCGGTCTTCCTATCCCTCTTCCACGTGCTCCGGCGGTTGGCGCCGGACAAGGCCGGTCTGTACAGCTGGACCGACGAGCTCACCGACGCGGCCGCGCGGGCCAAGCTGTTCGGCGCGCCCATCTCGTCGTCCTTCTCCATGTCGGGCGACAAGGAGCGGGCGATCCTCGAGATCGCCAGTTACACCAACATCCGGGTCGTCGCGTTCGCACTGATCGTCGTCATGTGCTTCACGACCTACATCACGCAGAAGCAGATCATGAAGCGGTCGGGGCCGGTCGAGGGTCAGGCGGCGACGGTGCAGAAACTGCTGCTCTACGGCATGCCGTTGAGCCTGTTCGTCTCGGGCTTCTTCTTCCCGATCGGAGTCCTCCTCTACTGGATGACCAACAACCTGTGGACCCTCGGCCAGCAGTTCTTCATCCTGCGCAAGATGCCGCCGCCCGGGTCGGACGCCGCCAAGGCCAAGGCTGCGGCCGACAAGCCCGCCGTCGACCCGAAGACCCTCGCGCCCAAGCCCGGCGCCAAGCCGGTCCGCCCGAAGCAGGGCCGCCCCGCAACCCCGCCCGCCGCCCCTCCCGCCGCCCCGACGACGGCACCGGGCGACGGCGCTGGTGCACCCGGCGCCGCGACCGCCTCCGGATCGTCGAACGGCAAGCCACCGGCCAAGCCGGCCGGCAGCCAGGGCCGCTCCGGGTCGCCGCCGAACAGGGGCAAGCGCAAGCGCCGCTGA
- the yidD gene encoding membrane protein insertion efficiency factor YidD, with amino-acid sequence MIRRALLAVVRFYSRAISPALPARCRFHPTCSAYAAEALERHGAARGSWLALRRLLKCAPWHPGGVDLVPDTCAGTGDVRGASSTSAALAPADRARTQRATPDLGRANEESSVA; translated from the coding sequence ATGATCCGCCGAGCGCTCCTCGCCGTCGTCCGGTTCTACTCCCGGGCGATCAGTCCCGCCCTGCCGGCCCGCTGCCGCTTCCATCCGACGTGCAGCGCGTACGCGGCCGAGGCGCTCGAGCGGCACGGGGCCGCCCGGGGGTCGTGGCTGGCGCTGCGCCGTCTGCTCAAGTGCGCGCCGTGGCACCCGGGCGGCGTCGACCTGGTCCCCGACACCTGTGCAGGAACTGGTGACGTGCGCGGTGCGTCGAGCACTTCGGCGGCGCTCGCACCGGCCGACCGCGCGCGTACCCAACGAGCCACCCCGGACCTCGGCCGGGCGAACGAGGAGTCCTCCGTTGCTTGA
- the rpmH gene encoding 50S ribosomal protein L34: MSKRTFQPNNRRRSKTHGFRLRMRTRAGRAILAGRRRKGREKLSA, encoded by the coding sequence GTGAGCAAGCGCACGTTCCAGCCGAACAACCGCCGTCGGTCCAAGACCCACGGCTTCCGGCTGCGTATGCGCACCCGCGCGGGCCGGGCGATCCTCGCCGGCCGTCGGCGCAAGGGTCGCGAGAAGCTCTCCGCCTGA
- the trxB gene encoding thioredoxin-disulfide reductase translates to MTTTAVEPAIPPAEHDGVRDLIIIGSGPAGYTAAVYAARANLHPLVFEGSQFGGALMTTTEVENFPGFPEGIQGPQLMDDMRTQAERFGAELIPRDVTEVDLTAEPKLVKVGDEVHRAHAVIVATGSKYRYLGLDNEARLLGRGVSACATCDGFFFRDQDIVVVGGGDSAMEEATFLTRFAKSVTVVHRRNELRASKIMQKRAQDNEKIRWALGKQVTDVLGETTVEAVQLTDVETGATDTMPVTGLFVAIGHDPRSELFAGQLKLDDEGYIQVEHPSTRTNIDGVFACGDVVDHIYRQAITSAGTGAAAAIDAERWLAETFDER, encoded by the coding sequence GTGACGACGACCGCTGTCGAGCCCGCGATCCCACCGGCCGAGCACGACGGCGTCCGTGACCTCATCATCATCGGCTCCGGACCGGCCGGGTACACCGCCGCGGTCTACGCGGCCCGGGCGAACCTGCACCCGCTTGTGTTCGAGGGTTCGCAGTTCGGTGGCGCGCTGATGACCACCACCGAGGTCGAGAACTTCCCCGGCTTTCCGGAGGGGATCCAAGGCCCGCAGCTCATGGACGACATGCGCACCCAGGCCGAGCGCTTCGGAGCGGAGCTGATCCCGCGGGACGTCACCGAGGTCGACCTGACCGCCGAGCCGAAGCTCGTCAAGGTCGGCGACGAGGTGCACCGCGCGCACGCGGTCATCGTGGCCACCGGCTCCAAGTACCGGTACCTCGGCCTGGACAACGAGGCCCGGCTGCTCGGCCGCGGCGTGTCGGCGTGTGCCACCTGCGACGGGTTCTTCTTCCGCGACCAGGACATCGTCGTCGTCGGCGGTGGTGACTCCGCGATGGAGGAGGCCACCTTCCTCACCCGGTTCGCCAAGAGCGTCACCGTCGTCCACCGGCGCAACGAGCTGCGGGCGTCGAAGATCATGCAGAAGCGCGCCCAGGACAACGAAAAGATCCGCTGGGCGCTCGGCAAGCAGGTCACCGACGTGCTCGGCGAGACCACCGTCGAGGCCGTGCAGCTCACCGACGTCGAGACCGGGGCCACCGACACCATGCCGGTGACCGGCCTGTTCGTGGCGATCGGGCACGACCCGCGCAGCGAGCTGTTCGCCGGGCAGCTCAAGCTGGACGACGAGGGCTACATCCAGGTCGAGCACCCCAGCACGCGCACGAACATCGACGGGGTCTTCGCCTGCGGCGACGTCGTGGACCACATCTACCGGCAGGCCATCACCTCGGCCGGCACCGGCGCAGCCGCGGCCATCGACGCCGAGCGCTGGCTCGCCGAGACCTTCGACGAGCGCTAG
- a CDS encoding Jag family protein, whose amino-acid sequence MSAPQQPATTDLDDPVDLPDADEASDDPVVEPVDPVTDGTDEADEDEDEAQDEDDEEGSSGDDLLVREGDVAGDYLERLLDILDKDGDIDLDVEGDRASVAIVGGRLGDLIGPDGATLEALQELTRLAVAQSTGVRSRLMLDIGGFRAKRRADLTALGSETAKRVAQSRQPERLSPMNPFERKVVHDVIAGVAGVRSESEGEEPNRRVVVLPDK is encoded by the coding sequence GTGAGTGCCCCGCAGCAGCCAGCAACCACCGACCTCGACGACCCCGTCGACCTGCCCGACGCCGACGAGGCGAGCGACGACCCGGTCGTCGAGCCCGTCGACCCCGTGACGGACGGGACCGATGAGGCCGACGAGGACGAGGACGAGGCCCAGGACGAGGACGACGAGGAGGGTTCCTCCGGGGACGACCTACTGGTCCGGGAGGGGGACGTCGCCGGCGACTACCTCGAGCGGCTCCTCGACATCCTGGACAAGGACGGCGACATCGACCTCGACGTCGAAGGGGACCGCGCCTCGGTCGCGATCGTCGGCGGCCGGCTCGGCGACCTGATCGGGCCCGACGGTGCGACGCTCGAGGCGCTGCAGGAGCTGACCCGCCTCGCCGTGGCGCAGTCCACGGGTGTCCGCAGCCGGTTGATGCTCGACATCGGCGGCTTCCGCGCCAAGCGGCGGGCCGACCTGACCGCCCTCGGGTCGGAGACGGCCAAGCGGGTGGCCCAGAGCCGGCAGCCCGAACGCCTTTCCCCGATGAACCCGTTCGAGCGCAAGGTCGTCCATGACGTCATCGCCGGCGTCGCCGGTGTGCGCAGTGAGTCGGAGGGTGAGGAGCCGAACCGGCGCGTCGTGGTCCTGCCCGACAAGTGA
- the trxA gene encoding thioredoxin produces the protein MAGNTVTVTDTSFANDVLGSDKPVLVDFWAEWCGPCKMVAPVLEEIAAEHGDKLTIAKLNIDENPQIARDYQVMSIPTMTVFQGGKPVKSIIGAKPKGAILNDLADYI, from the coding sequence ATGGCAGGCAACACCGTCACGGTGACCGACACCAGCTTCGCCAACGACGTGCTGGGCAGCGACAAGCCCGTGCTGGTCGACTTCTGGGCGGAGTGGTGCGGCCCCTGCAAGATGGTCGCCCCGGTCCTCGAGGAGATCGCCGCCGAGCACGGCGACAAGCTCACGATCGCCAAGCTCAACATCGACGAGAACCCGCAGATCGCGCGCGACTACCAGGTCATGTCCATCCCGACGATGACCGTGTTCCAGGGTGGCAAGCCGGTGAAGAGCATCATCGGCGCCAAGCCGAAGGGCGCCATCCTGAACGACCTCGCCGACTACATCTGA
- a CDS encoding D-alanine--D-alanine ligase family protein: MSETAPAPAPAPGAEPHPLRAVVLAGGLTFEREVSLSSGTQVWEELARAGLDAELRDADADLLPGLAASPADAVFIALHGATGEDGALRAVLDLAGVPYVGSPAAACRLAWDKPAAKSVVRTAGLTTPDWVALPHSTFRELGAGAVLDLMVARLGLPLMVKPASGGSALGVQKVGRVEDLPAAMVSCFAYGDTVLVERFVEGVEVALSVIDLGSGPEALPAVEIAPESGVFDYTSRYTPGLTEYHTPARLPEDVAARAAALAVEVHQVLGLRDLSRTDAIVSPDGEVHFLEVNVSPGLTETSMFPMAVEAAGYELGEVLARLLARRAGTGS; encoded by the coding sequence ATGAGCGAGACCGCCCCCGCACCGGCACCGGCGCCCGGCGCCGAGCCGCACCCGCTGCGGGCCGTGGTGCTCGCCGGCGGGCTCACCTTCGAGCGCGAGGTCAGCCTGTCGTCGGGCACCCAGGTCTGGGAGGAGCTCGCCCGGGCCGGCCTGGACGCGGAGCTGCGGGACGCCGACGCCGACCTGCTGCCCGGACTCGCCGCCTCGCCGGCCGACGCGGTGTTCATCGCGCTGCACGGTGCGACGGGGGAGGACGGCGCGCTGCGGGCCGTGCTCGACCTGGCCGGCGTCCCTTACGTCGGGTCGCCCGCTGCGGCCTGCCGGCTGGCCTGGGACAAGCCGGCCGCCAAGTCGGTCGTCCGCACCGCCGGCCTGACGACGCCGGACTGGGTGGCCCTGCCGCACAGCACCTTCCGCGAGCTCGGGGCCGGCGCCGTCCTCGACCTGATGGTCGCTCGCCTGGGCCTGCCGCTGATGGTGAAGCCGGCGTCCGGCGGCTCGGCCCTCGGCGTGCAGAAGGTCGGCCGCGTCGAGGACCTGCCGGCCGCGATGGTCAGCTGCTTCGCCTACGGCGACACGGTGCTCGTCGAGCGCTTCGTCGAGGGCGTCGAGGTGGCGCTCTCCGTCATCGACCTCGGGAGCGGCCCCGAGGCGCTGCCCGCGGTGGAGATCGCGCCCGAGTCCGGCGTCTTCGACTACACCTCGCGCTACACCCCTGGCCTCACCGAGTACCACACCCCGGCCCGGCTGCCCGAGGACGTCGCGGCGCGCGCTGCCGCGCTCGCCGTCGAGGTGCACCAGGTGCTGGGTCTGCGCGACCTGTCGCGGACCGACGCCATCGTCAGCCCGGACGGCGAGGTGCACTTCCTCGAGGTGAACGTCTCGCCGGGGTTGACCGAGACGTCGATGTTCCCGATGGCGGTCGAGGCCGCAGGTTACGAACTCGGTGAGGTGCTGGCCCGGCTGCTGGCCCGCCGCGCCGGTACGGGGAGCTAG
- the rsmG gene encoding 16S rRNA (guanine(527)-N(7))-methyltransferase RsmG, producing MAEKYVARLATDGVTRGLIGPREVPRLWERHLLNSAAVAEAVPAGARVVDVGSGAGLPGIPLGLARPDVVLTLVEPMARRVEFLEEVVTGVAEPAGLQWRVVRGRAEDKAVAQAVGAVDVVTARAVAPLPRLVGWCRALMRPGTQLVALVGSRALQELPSLVPELQAAGMRDVHPRAVGAELGEAATTVVVMTRGAR from the coding sequence TTGGCCGAGAAGTACGTCGCCCGGCTGGCCACCGACGGGGTGACGCGGGGCCTGATCGGTCCCCGCGAGGTGCCGCGGCTCTGGGAGCGTCACCTGCTCAACAGCGCGGCCGTGGCCGAGGCCGTTCCTGCGGGGGCCCGCGTGGTCGACGTGGGCAGCGGTGCCGGCCTGCCGGGGATCCCGCTGGGGCTGGCCCGCCCGGACGTCGTGCTCACGCTCGTGGAGCCCATGGCGCGGCGGGTCGAGTTCCTCGAGGAGGTGGTCACCGGCGTCGCGGAACCGGCGGGCCTGCAGTGGCGGGTCGTGCGCGGCCGGGCGGAGGACAAGGCGGTCGCGCAGGCGGTGGGCGCGGTCGACGTCGTCACCGCCCGCGCCGTCGCCCCGCTCCCCCGCCTGGTCGGCTGGTGCCGCGCGCTGATGCGCCCGGGCACCCAGCTGGTCGCGCTGGTGGGCTCGCGGGCACTCCAGGAGCTCCCCTCACTGGTCCCCGAGCTGCAGGCCGCGGGCATGCGGGACGTGCATCCGCGGGCCGTCGGCGCGGAGTTGGGGGAGGCTGCCACTACCGTGGTGGTCATGACGCGCGGGGCTCGATGA
- the dnaN gene encoding DNA polymerase III subunit beta produces the protein MGREMKFRVAREVLADAVAWTARSLPPRPSVPVLAGILLEVDGNQLSVSGFDYEVSARAEVDVQASEAGRALVPGRLLAEITRALPPHAVDITAEGPRLAIACGNARFSLPTLPVEDYPSLPSMPSSAGLVDSDVFAEAVSQVAVAAGRDDTLPMLTGVRLEIEDDLITLAATDRYRLAVREFAWRPETPGVSAAVLVPARTLADAAKTLTSGPEIVLSLSSGHSGEGILGLSGKDRQTTTRLLDAEFVKYRAIMPTESNANAVLPVHLFTDAAKRVALVAERGTPLRCEFTPGQVTLRAGGTDEEGQAEERCDVEFEGEPLTIGFNPTFLLDGLAAVHTERARMDFVSPLKPAVLSGVEEPSADDGSPAGPAQRPGSYRYLIMPVRLPG, from the coding sequence ATGGGCCGAGAGATGAAGTTCCGGGTGGCACGTGAGGTGCTCGCCGACGCCGTTGCCTGGACGGCGCGCAGCCTGCCGCCGCGGCCGTCGGTGCCGGTGCTCGCGGGGATCCTGCTCGAGGTCGACGGCAACCAGCTCTCGGTGTCGGGCTTCGACTACGAGGTCTCGGCCCGGGCGGAGGTCGACGTGCAGGCCAGCGAGGCCGGCCGGGCCCTGGTTCCGGGGCGACTGCTCGCCGAGATCACCCGGGCGCTGCCGCCGCACGCCGTGGACATCACCGCCGAGGGGCCGCGGCTGGCCATCGCCTGCGGCAACGCCCGGTTCAGCCTGCCGACGCTGCCGGTCGAGGACTACCCCTCGCTCCCGTCGATGCCCTCGTCGGCCGGCCTGGTCGACAGCGACGTCTTCGCCGAGGCGGTCAGCCAGGTCGCGGTGGCGGCGGGCCGGGACGACACCCTCCCGATGCTCACCGGCGTCCGGCTGGAGATCGAGGACGACCTGATCACCCTCGCCGCGACCGACCGCTACCGGCTGGCGGTGCGCGAGTTCGCCTGGCGGCCCGAGACCCCCGGCGTCTCCGCCGCCGTCCTGGTGCCGGCCCGCACCCTGGCCGACGCGGCCAAGACCCTGACCAGCGGCCCGGAGATCGTGCTGTCCCTGTCGTCGGGCCACTCGGGCGAGGGCATCCTGGGCCTGTCGGGGAAGGATCGCCAGACCACCACCCGGCTGCTCGACGCCGAGTTCGTGAAGTACCGCGCGATCATGCCGACCGAGTCGAACGCCAACGCGGTGCTCCCGGTCCACCTCTTCACCGACGCCGCCAAGCGCGTGGCGCTCGTCGCCGAACGCGGCACCCCGCTGCGGTGCGAGTTCACCCCGGGCCAGGTCACCCTCCGCGCCGGCGGCACGGACGAGGAGGGGCAGGCCGAGGAGCGCTGCGACGTCGAGTTCGAGGGCGAGCCGCTGACCATCGGCTTCAACCCGACGTTCCTGCTCGACGGCCTCGCCGCGGTGCACACCGAGCGCGCCCGCATGGACTTCGTCAGCCCGCTGAAGCCGGCCGTGCTCTCCGGGGTGGAGGAGCCGTCGGCCGACGACGGCTCCCCGGCCGGTCCGGCACAGCGTCCGGGCAGCTACCGCTACCTGATCATGCCGGTGCGCCTCCCGGGCTGA
- the rnpA gene encoding ribonuclease P protein component, translated as MLPAQARLRRRPEFSAVVRSGRRAGRPTMVLHLLSERPEHSGGARASTGAPAGARAGFVVGRAVGNSVVRHRVTRRLRAVVREELHRLPTSADLVVRARPEAAGASSDVLRRDLGAGLDRLLGRVPSA; from the coding sequence GTGTTGCCCGCGCAGGCGCGCCTGCGCCGGCGTCCGGAGTTCTCCGCGGTCGTCCGGTCCGGCCGTCGCGCCGGGCGGCCGACCATGGTGCTCCACCTCCTGTCCGAACGGCCCGAGCACTCGGGCGGTGCCCGCGCGTCCACGGGGGCACCGGCCGGTGCGCGGGCCGGTTTCGTGGTCGGCCGCGCGGTCGGCAACTCGGTGGTCCGGCACCGTGTGACCCGGCGCCTGCGCGCCGTCGTCCGCGAGGAGCTGCACCGGCTGCCCACGAGCGCCGACCTCGTCGTGCGGGCACGACCGGAGGCGGCCGGGGCTTCCTCCGACGTCCTCCGTCGCGATCTGGGTGCCGGCCTGGACCGGCTACTCGGCCGGGTCCCCTCCGCATGA